The proteins below come from a single Deinococcus aestuarii genomic window:
- a CDS encoding type II toxin-antitoxin system RelE/ParE family toxin, with protein sequence MWEVEYTDELEGWWEGLSEAEQESVAASVGLLEARGPHLEFPHSSGISQSRHPHMRELRVQHAGRPYRILYAFDPRRSAILLIGGDKTGNSRWYDESVPIADTLYDGHLETLRREGLIDG encoded by the coding sequence ATGTGGGAGGTGGAGTACACCGACGAGCTCGAGGGGTGGTGGGAGGGGTTGTCCGAGGCGGAGCAGGAGTCCGTCGCTGCCTCGGTCGGCCTGCTGGAGGCGCGGGGACCTCACCTCGAGTTTCCCCACAGCAGCGGCATCTCACAGTCCCGGCACCCGCACATGCGTGAGTTGCGCGTCCAGCACGCAGGGCGCCCCTACCGCATCCTCTACGCCTTCGATCCACGTCGGTCGGCCATCTTGCTGATTGGCGGCGACAAGACCGGGAACAGCCGCTGGTACGACGAGTCCGTTCCCATCGCCGATACGCTGTACGACGGGCACCTGGAGACGCTGAGAAGGGAGGGGTTGATCGATGGCTAA
- a CDS encoding UvrD-helicase domain-containing protein: MTSLAPTPLRPVPPRFTAQQALVVRVVRDTAQHVMVRATAGSGKTTTLTEAAWHLPDPAGAVYFVYNKHATQGVQGRLPPGLPARTLHAHGMGQLARTGQALDLQADKTLILLRELGLLDALGEGASPRSLRALTFTALRAWDLYRELDLSLNSADDLALLLSLVPWPQMDQRAGMERPLASERDRAGFLAGVLESLRHASREAFLQRGLIDHTDMLWLPLGLGLGRGQVRTALVDEAQDLTPLRQQFVLHVTGLRTLHPGRLILCGDPSQAIYSYAGADPGGLVRLAREIGARELPLSVSFRCPRSVVAIAQTVSDFIEPVKGAAEGTVEHLPAKDLDLRRGDVVLCRLNAPLIRLALDLLTQGRSVYVTGRDLEARLVSAAQEAFPEAFTAERVPVLVSALQERRAAPMKRALERGEWQAKRQLSDLRDLCRCLTVLAEQVSGQGPGTVDAIRALLATLYRSGGEVTLSTVHKAKGLEWPRVTVLYPELMPLAMGDPEEERCVQFVAYTRAQQTLRFAYGQQAWEEGLRVTGKELPPKPVPEVTPLPAPAPRPAAPRAAPEAPLLIEDERELTLFGGTSVLDVPPLVDRLTALAGDPRPVLQAWAATSLALLRRVPARQVYAREEVLKAMEVAARAARLAIPAFGQPGPRSVRVMVFERGLARWKYAQVNRLGARVVNITLSGETLRFDARTGELLGVPFAPLGLHLDPGALQPSPPRG, translated from the coding sequence ATGACGAGCCTCGCGCCCACCCCGTTGCGTCCCGTCCCGCCCCGCTTCACAGCGCAGCAGGCGCTGGTCGTGCGGGTGGTGCGGGACACGGCCCAGCACGTGATGGTCCGTGCCACGGCGGGCAGCGGGAAGACCACCACCCTGACCGAGGCCGCCTGGCACCTCCCGGACCCGGCGGGGGCGGTGTACTTCGTGTACAACAAGCACGCCACCCAGGGCGTACAGGGCCGCCTGCCGCCCGGCCTGCCCGCCCGGACCCTGCACGCGCACGGGATGGGCCAGCTCGCCCGCACCGGCCAGGCCCTGGACCTGCAAGCCGACAAGACCCTGATCCTGCTGCGCGAACTCGGGCTGCTGGACGCGTTGGGGGAGGGCGCGTCCCCCCGCTCTCTGCGCGCCCTGACCTTCACCGCCCTGCGGGCCTGGGACCTGTACCGGGAACTGGACCTCTCGCTGAACAGCGCGGACGACCTCGCCCTGCTGCTGAGCCTGGTGCCGTGGCCGCAGATGGACCAGCGGGCAGGGATGGAACGGCCGCTGGCTTCCGAGCGCGACCGCGCTGGCTTCCTCGCGGGCGTGCTGGAGAGCCTGCGGCACGCCAGCCGGGAGGCCTTCTTGCAGCGCGGCCTGATCGACCACACCGACATGCTGTGGCTGCCCCTCGGGCTCGGCCTGGGGCGGGGACAGGTGCGCACAGCGCTGGTCGACGAGGCGCAGGACCTCACCCCGCTCAGGCAGCAGTTCGTGCTGCACGTGACCGGCCTGCGTACTCTCCACCCGGGCCGCCTGATTCTGTGCGGTGACCCCTCGCAGGCCATCTACAGTTACGCGGGCGCGGACCCCGGGGGGCTCGTCCGGCTCGCGCGGGAGATCGGCGCCCGCGAGCTGCCGCTGAGCGTCTCCTTCCGCTGCCCCAGGAGCGTCGTGGCGATCGCGCAGACGGTCAGCGACTTCATCGAGCCGGTAAAAGGGGCCGCCGAGGGCACGGTCGAACACCTGCCCGCCAAGGACCTGGACCTGCGGCGCGGCGACGTGGTGCTCTGCCGCCTGAACGCCCCACTGATCCGGCTCGCGCTGGATCTTCTGACACAGGGCCGCAGCGTGTACGTCACCGGGCGCGACCTGGAAGCGCGTCTCGTGAGCGCCGCGCAGGAGGCCTTCCCGGAGGCCTTCACCGCCGAGCGGGTGCCCGTCCTGGTGTCCGCCCTGCAGGAGAGGCGCGCCGCCCCCATGAAGCGGGCTCTGGAGCGCGGCGAGTGGCAGGCGAAACGCCAGCTCAGCGACTTGCGTGACCTCTGCCGCTGCCTGACCGTCCTGGCGGAGCAAGTGAGCGGGCAGGGCCCGGGAACGGTGGACGCCATCCGCGCCCTGCTCGCCACCCTGTACCGCAGCGGGGGCGAGGTGACCCTCAGCACCGTGCACAAGGCCAAGGGACTGGAGTGGCCGCGGGTGACGGTCCTGTACCCGGAACTGATGCCGCTGGCGATGGGTGACCCCGAGGAGGAGCGCTGCGTGCAGTTCGTCGCGTACACCCGCGCGCAGCAGACCCTGCGCTTCGCGTACGGCCAGCAGGCCTGGGAAGAAGGCTTGCGGGTGACGGGAAAGGAGCTTCCCCCCAAGCCCGTGCCGGAGGTAACTCCGCTTCCGGCGCCCGCTCCGCGCCCCGCCGCCCCCAGGGCCGCGCCCGAAGCCCCCCTCCTGATCGAGGACGAGCGTGAGCTGACGCTGTTCGGCGGCACGTCCGTGCTGGACGTCCCGCCCCTGGTGGACCGGCTGACGGCGCTCGCTGGGGACCCCCGCCCGGTGCTCCAGGCCTGGGCCGCGACCAGCCTGGCCCTGCTGCGCCGGGTGCCCGCCCGGCAGGTGTACGCGCGGGAGGAGGTCCTTAAGGCGATGGAGGTGGCCGCACGCGCCGCCCGGCTGGCGATTCCGGCGTTCGGGCAGCCGGGCCCACGCAGCGTGCGGGTGATGGTGTTCGAGCGGGGCCTGGCCCGCTGGAAGTACGCGCAGGTCAACCGCCTCGGCGCCCGGGTGGTGAACATCACGCTGAGCGGGGAGACACTGCGCTTCGACGCGCGCACCGGGGAGTTGCTGGGCGTGCCGTTCGCGCCGCTCGGCCTGCACCTGGACCCGGGGGCCTTGCAGCCGTCGCCCCCCCGAGGGTGA
- a CDS encoding helix-turn-helix domain-containing protein — MAKKWSDLRARMSPEAQTRTAARTEALLVELQLQELRQARGLTQVDVARNLDVEQAAVSRLERREDMYLSSLRAYIHALGGELKLVASFPDGDIPLHSPEVKR, encoded by the coding sequence ATGGCTAAGAAGTGGAGTGACCTGCGGGCGAGGATGTCCCCGGAGGCCCAGACGCGTACAGCAGCGCGCACGGAGGCCCTGCTCGTCGAGTTGCAGCTTCAGGAACTGCGCCAGGCCCGTGGGCTGACACAGGTGGACGTCGCCCGGAATCTGGACGTCGAGCAGGCGGCCGTTTCCAGGTTGGAGCGCCGCGAGGACATGTATCTCAGCAGCCTTCGGGCGTACATCCACGCGCTGGGCGGCGAACTCAAGCTGGTCGCGTCCTTCCCGGACGGCGACATCCCGCTGCATTCCCCGGAAGTCAAGCGCTGA
- a CDS encoding replication initiator protein A has protein sequence MASRKLELRPFSDELNLARLSLVSLQRDVDATQTRWESRIVQGERAYHVECIAPEGIPHGLDSDVVLSIQTLFAEAGLPEDNCVTTTPYGLLKAARLDTNGRNYGKLRESLRRLYLTSYLIHDGWFDARGRRWRFTGKTFRMLEELVFRSSEDLGGDVTLDADGPLRIRLNAQIADNMRAGYTRLPDMKIMQKLEQPTARAMYRVLDGHRYRPEQPEQRVQSLEFSLMEWAEHCRITSDRPDKIRRNLDRMHDELLGAGFLAEVRYDGRGKRQTITYVFGSAARDADPYLVQLLLGVKVSRVMAEKLAREFPERVEEGLALARHIAQTSAPSRNFPGLVVDVIRRLEHYTQPETFVSPKAVTARPARVEPRVPDVEQEILTREQDEERLYRSLPPEFQVEETLRRLNVYFRKRDLTPALCEEVRQAIIGGADGWAMHRALARALARNEDKLATLRGFLD, from the coding sequence ATGGCGAGCAGAAAGTTGGAACTTCGGCCGTTCTCGGACGAATTGAACCTGGCCCGGCTCAGCCTGGTCAGCCTGCAGCGCGATGTGGACGCCACGCAGACGCGCTGGGAGAGCCGCATCGTTCAGGGCGAGCGCGCCTACCATGTCGAGTGCATCGCCCCAGAGGGTATTCCGCACGGGCTGGACTCGGACGTGGTGCTCTCCATCCAGACCCTCTTCGCCGAGGCGGGCCTGCCCGAGGACAACTGCGTCACCACGACGCCCTACGGCCTGCTGAAAGCGGCCCGGCTCGACACGAACGGCCGCAACTACGGCAAGCTGCGCGAGAGCCTGCGCCGCCTCTACCTCACGAGCTACCTCATCCACGACGGCTGGTTCGACGCGAGGGGCCGGCGGTGGCGCTTCACCGGCAAGACCTTCCGCATGCTCGAGGAGCTGGTCTTCCGGTCGAGCGAGGATCTCGGCGGCGACGTGACCCTCGACGCCGACGGTCCGCTGCGGATCCGGCTCAACGCGCAGATCGCCGACAACATGCGCGCGGGCTACACGCGCCTGCCGGACATGAAGATCATGCAGAAGCTCGAGCAGCCGACGGCCCGGGCGATGTACCGGGTCCTGGACGGGCACCGCTACCGGCCCGAGCAGCCCGAGCAGCGCGTGCAGTCGCTCGAGTTCTCGCTGATGGAATGGGCCGAGCACTGCCGCATCACCTCCGACCGCCCGGACAAGATCCGCCGCAACCTGGACCGCATGCATGACGAGCTGCTGGGCGCGGGCTTCCTGGCGGAAGTCCGGTACGATGGGCGCGGCAAGCGGCAGACCATCACCTACGTGTTCGGCAGCGCGGCCCGCGACGCCGATCCCTACCTGGTGCAGCTGCTGCTGGGTGTGAAGGTCAGCCGGGTGATGGCAGAGAAGCTGGCGCGGGAGTTCCCGGAGCGGGTGGAGGAGGGCCTCGCCCTGGCCCGCCACATCGCCCAGACCAGCGCCCCCTCGCGGAACTTCCCCGGGCTGGTGGTGGACGTCATCCGCCGTCTGGAGCACTACACCCAGCCGGAGACGTTCGTCAGCCCCAAGGCCGTCACGGCGCGGCCGGCACGTGTGGAGCCGCGCGTGCCGGACGTCGAGCAGGAGATCTTGACTAGGGAGCAGGACGAGGAGCGGCTCTACCGCTCCCTGCCGCCGGAGTTCCAGGTGGAGGAGACCCTGCGGAGGCTGAACGTGTACTTCCGCAAGCGGGACCTCACCCCCGCGCTGTGCGAGGAGGTGCGGCAGGCCATCATTGGGGGTGCCGACGGCTGGGCGATGCACCGCGCCCTGGCGCGTGCACTGGCCCGGAACGAGGACAAGCTCGCCACCCTGCGCGGGTTCCTGGACTGA